A genomic stretch from Pieris napi chromosome 18, ilPieNapi1.2, whole genome shotgun sequence includes:
- the LOC125058600 gene encoding uncharacterized protein LOC125058600 yields the protein MSEYAKLKKLDEESLQKLKEGSGPVDECLCSIFSPGIEKKSFTKSVKRALGLSGRKKEVFAGNRSVDIPLTFSRDGKGVYTTKEVVKRKTPCGKCGCDSENIVLKHSYANIRITTPDISTFCPCPTTDCLPDKERLQNNIKVIVERAGVSTKSMQDIKKNDEDITKTI from the exons ATGTCTGAATAtgcaaaactaaaaaaattggaCGAAGAGTCGCTCCAGAAACTAAAGGAAGGATCGGGGCCCGTCGATGAGTGTCTATGCTCCATTTTTAGTCCTGGCATAgagaaaaaaagtttcactaagTCTGTGAAAAGAGCTCTAGGTCTCTCTGGACGGAAGAAGGAAGTTTTCGCGGGAAACCGGAGCGTTGACATACCATTGACGTTTAGCAGAGATGGAAAAG gcGTCTACACCACGAAGGAGGTCGTCAAGCGAAAAACTCCTTGCGGAAAATGCGGCTGCGACAGCGAGAACATTGTGCTGAAGCATTCGTACGCGAATATAAGAATTACTACGCCTGACATATCGACTTTCTGCCCGTGTCCTACTACTGACTGTTTACCAG ATAAAGAGAGACTACAAAACAACATAAAGGTAATCGTTGAGAGGGCTGGGGTTTCCACTAAGAGTATGCaagatataaagaaaaatgatgaagacataacaaaaacaatttaa
- the LOC125058537 gene encoding cardioactive peptide: protein MGASLRVSIVLLGVLLITTCYSARIPNNFDPRLTDEIIAPKKRPFCNAFTGCGRKRSMNPPGMPLQGMMRSRQFEEDNYDTDNSLEDLSRQILSEAKLWEVVQEASAQIARRNQKEALL, encoded by the exons ATGGGTGCGTCACTGCGCGTCTCGATTGTTTTACTTGGAGTTTTGCTTATCACCACCTGCTATTCGGCAAGG aTTCCAAATAATTTCGATCCACGTCTCACGGATGAGATAATAGCGCCAAAGAAGAGACCGTTCTGCAATGCTTTCACag GATGTGGTCGCAAAAGGTCAATGAACCCTCCCGGAATGCCTCTGCAAGGAATGATGCGATCAAGACag TTTGAAGAAGACAACTACGACACAGATAACTCCTTAGAAGACCTTTCCCGCCAAATTTTATCTGAAGCAAAACTGTGGGAAGTGGTACAAGAAGCCAGCGCCCAAATTGCCAGACGAAACCAAAAAGAAGCGTTACTTTAA